Proteins encoded together in one Coffea arabica cultivar ET-39 chromosome 2c, Coffea Arabica ET-39 HiFi, whole genome shotgun sequence window:
- the LOC113726068 gene encoding uncharacterized protein isoform X3, with product MSILLALFVATFTPLVSFLESTTALTSQVSTRTALSGDSPTTCDSLFCEVKEAQFKLAQLESALVKSSQDLNAKGLHARECEKKIEDLNLEIDLLKTALKSFEDVSSHAKEKLSALEGELKLLWSVSRRNNFEIHTLEHRVHDAEKRLNAVTSKAEKMADIVSEQWIQIQQLEQAVQMTQVRALKVRRQLRTARCPFVKFVRSLFAERLEMLKGILDPYIATGRSVLERAPHHLRRTFSTVEYYHHWLQTERVVVATAST from the exons ATGTCGATTCTCTTAGCTTTGTTTGTGGCTACGTTCACGCCTCTTGTCTCATTCCTCGAATCAACGACGGCTTTGACTTCTCAAGTCAGCACTCGGACTGCTTTGTCCGGAGACTCGCCGACGACATGCGACTCTCTATTCTGCGAAGTCAAGGAAGCCCAGTTTAAGCTCGCTCAATTAG AGTCTGCACTTGTGAAAAGCTCCCAGGATTTGAATGCTAAAGGTCTACATGCCAGAGAATGTGAGAAGAAAATTGAGGACTTGAACCTTGAGATAGATCTTCTAAAGACTGCTTTAAAAAGCTTTGAG GATGTTTCCTCACATGCAAAGGAAAAGCTTTCTGCTCTTGAAGGAGAG CTTAAACTTCTTTGGTCTGTCTCAAGGAGAAACAATTTTGAGATCCACACGCTTGAGCATAGAGTACATGATGCTGAAAAGAGATTAAATGCAGTTACATCAAAAGCGGAAAAG ATGGCTGATATTGTATCTGAACAGTGGATTCAAATTCAGCAACTTGAACAAGCTGTTCAAATGACACAG GTGAGGGCATTGAAGGTTAGAAGGCAGCTGAGGACCGCAAGATGTCCATTTGTGAAG TTTGTGAGAAGTTTATTTGCTGAACGCCTTGAAATGCTCAAGGGGATTCTAGACCCATATATAGCCACAGGAAGGTCCGTTTTGGAGAGGGCTCCACATCATCTGCGGAGAACCTTTTCAACAGTAGAATATTACCATCACTGG TTGCAGACAGAAAGGGTTGTGGTAGCTACTGCATCAACATAA
- the LOC113726068 gene encoding uncharacterized protein isoform X1 codes for MSILLALFVATFTPLVSFLESTTALTSQVSTRTALSGDSPTTCDSLFCEVKEAQFKLAQLESALVKSSQDLNAKGLHARECEKKIEDLNLEIDLLKTALKSFEDVSSHAKEKLSALEGELKLLWSVSRRNNFEIHTLEHRVHDAEKRLNAVTSKAEKMADIVSEQWIQIQQLEQAVQMTQVRALKVRRQLRTARCPFVKFVRSLFAERLEMLKGILDPYIATGRSVLERAPHHLRRTFSTVEYYHHWLQGCIKQSMLRNEFTAVLANDEVVFFLASALVTFPILSICMLFSSRFI; via the exons ATGTCGATTCTCTTAGCTTTGTTTGTGGCTACGTTCACGCCTCTTGTCTCATTCCTCGAATCAACGACGGCTTTGACTTCTCAAGTCAGCACTCGGACTGCTTTGTCCGGAGACTCGCCGACGACATGCGACTCTCTATTCTGCGAAGTCAAGGAAGCCCAGTTTAAGCTCGCTCAATTAG AGTCTGCACTTGTGAAAAGCTCCCAGGATTTGAATGCTAAAGGTCTACATGCCAGAGAATGTGAGAAGAAAATTGAGGACTTGAACCTTGAGATAGATCTTCTAAAGACTGCTTTAAAAAGCTTTGAG GATGTTTCCTCACATGCAAAGGAAAAGCTTTCTGCTCTTGAAGGAGAG CTTAAACTTCTTTGGTCTGTCTCAAGGAGAAACAATTTTGAGATCCACACGCTTGAGCATAGAGTACATGATGCTGAAAAGAGATTAAATGCAGTTACATCAAAAGCGGAAAAG ATGGCTGATATTGTATCTGAACAGTGGATTCAAATTCAGCAACTTGAACAAGCTGTTCAAATGACACAG GTGAGGGCATTGAAGGTTAGAAGGCAGCTGAGGACCGCAAGATGTCCATTTGTGAAG TTTGTGAGAAGTTTATTTGCTGAACGCCTTGAAATGCTCAAGGGGATTCTAGACCCATATATAGCCACAGGAAGGTCCGTTTTGGAGAGGGCTCCACATCATCTGCGGAGAACCTTTTCAACAGTAGAATATTACCATCACTGG TTGCAAGGTTGTATCAAGCAGTCAATGTTGAGGAATGAGTTTACTGCAGTTCTTGCTAACGACGAAGTGGTGTTTTTTCTG GCTTCAGCATTGGTCACCTTTCCAATATTAAGCATCTGCATGTTATTTTCATCACGTTTTATATAA
- the LOC113726068 gene encoding uncharacterized protein isoform X2, with product MSILLALFVATFTPLVSFLESTTALTSQVSTRTALSGDSPTTCDSLFCEVKEAQFKLAQLESALVKSSQDLNAKGLHARECEKKIEDLNLEIDLLKTALKSFEDVSSHAKEKLSALEGELKLLWSVSRRNNFEIHTLEHRVHDAEKRLNAVTSKAEKMADIVSEQWIQIQQLEQAVQMTQVRALKVRRQLRTARCPFVKFVRSLFAERLEMLKGILDPYIATGRSVLERAPHHLRRTFSTVEYYHHWVCSAPFFPIDFLSCKVVSSSQC from the exons ATGTCGATTCTCTTAGCTTTGTTTGTGGCTACGTTCACGCCTCTTGTCTCATTCCTCGAATCAACGACGGCTTTGACTTCTCAAGTCAGCACTCGGACTGCTTTGTCCGGAGACTCGCCGACGACATGCGACTCTCTATTCTGCGAAGTCAAGGAAGCCCAGTTTAAGCTCGCTCAATTAG AGTCTGCACTTGTGAAAAGCTCCCAGGATTTGAATGCTAAAGGTCTACATGCCAGAGAATGTGAGAAGAAAATTGAGGACTTGAACCTTGAGATAGATCTTCTAAAGACTGCTTTAAAAAGCTTTGAG GATGTTTCCTCACATGCAAAGGAAAAGCTTTCTGCTCTTGAAGGAGAG CTTAAACTTCTTTGGTCTGTCTCAAGGAGAAACAATTTTGAGATCCACACGCTTGAGCATAGAGTACATGATGCTGAAAAGAGATTAAATGCAGTTACATCAAAAGCGGAAAAG ATGGCTGATATTGTATCTGAACAGTGGATTCAAATTCAGCAACTTGAACAAGCTGTTCAAATGACACAG GTGAGGGCATTGAAGGTTAGAAGGCAGCTGAGGACCGCAAGATGTCCATTTGTGAAG TTTGTGAGAAGTTTATTTGCTGAACGCCTTGAAATGCTCAAGGGGATTCTAGACCCATATATAGCCACAGGAAGGTCCGTTTTGGAGAGGGCTCCACATCATCTGCGGAGAACCTTTTCAACAGTAGAATATTACCATCACTGGGTATGCTCTGCCCCCTTCTTCCCTATAGATTTTTTGAG TTGCAAGGTTGTATCAAGCAGTCAATGTTGA
- the LOC113726068 gene encoding uncharacterized protein isoform X4, translating to MSILLALFVATFTPLVSFLESTTALTSQVSTRTALSGDSPTTCDSLFCEVKEAQFKLAQLESALVKSSQDLNAKGLHARECEKKIEDLNLEIDLLKTALKSFEDVSSHAKEKLSALEGELKLLWSVSRRNNFEIHTLEHRVHDAEKRLNAVTSKAEKMADIVSEQWIQIQQLEQAVQMTQVRALKVRRQLRTARCPFVKFVRSLFAERLEMLKGILDPYIATGRSVLERAPHHLRRTFSTVEYYHHWI from the exons ATGTCGATTCTCTTAGCTTTGTTTGTGGCTACGTTCACGCCTCTTGTCTCATTCCTCGAATCAACGACGGCTTTGACTTCTCAAGTCAGCACTCGGACTGCTTTGTCCGGAGACTCGCCGACGACATGCGACTCTCTATTCTGCGAAGTCAAGGAAGCCCAGTTTAAGCTCGCTCAATTAG AGTCTGCACTTGTGAAAAGCTCCCAGGATTTGAATGCTAAAGGTCTACATGCCAGAGAATGTGAGAAGAAAATTGAGGACTTGAACCTTGAGATAGATCTTCTAAAGACTGCTTTAAAAAGCTTTGAG GATGTTTCCTCACATGCAAAGGAAAAGCTTTCTGCTCTTGAAGGAGAG CTTAAACTTCTTTGGTCTGTCTCAAGGAGAAACAATTTTGAGATCCACACGCTTGAGCATAGAGTACATGATGCTGAAAAGAGATTAAATGCAGTTACATCAAAAGCGGAAAAG ATGGCTGATATTGTATCTGAACAGTGGATTCAAATTCAGCAACTTGAACAAGCTGTTCAAATGACACAG GTGAGGGCATTGAAGGTTAGAAGGCAGCTGAGGACCGCAAGATGTCCATTTGTGAAG TTTGTGAGAAGTTTATTTGCTGAACGCCTTGAAATGCTCAAGGGGATTCTAGACCCATATATAGCCACAGGAAGGTCCGTTTTGGAGAGGGCTCCACATCATCTGCGGAGAACCTTTTCAACAGTAGAATATTACCATCACTGG ATCTGA
- the LOC113726067 gene encoding cytochrome P450 86A1, which yields METVLLFTIAIGTSTYLLWFYLLARKLTGPKVWPFFGSLPFLFLNRRRFHDWIAGNLRSTGAAATYQTSTICIPFLARRQGFYTVTCHPKNIEHILRTRFDNYPKGPTWQTAFHDLLGQGIFNSDGETWLIQRKTAALEFTTRTLRQAMNRWVNRTIRTRLWVILEKASKEHIAVDLQDLLLRLTFDNICGLTFGKDPETLSPELPENPFAIAFDSATEATLQRLLYPGFLWRLKKIFGFGAEMRLKKSLEVVETYMTDALDARKETPSDDLLSRFMKKRDVDGNLFPSSVLKRIALNFVLAGRDTSSVALSWFFWLVMNNPRVEQKIVNELSTVLQDSRGDDIEKWIEEPLVFDEADRLVYLKAALAETLRLYPSVPEDFKYVVSDDVLPDGTHVPAGSTVTYSIYSMGRMKTVWGEDCMEFKPERWLSTAGDRFEQPKDVYKFVAFNGGPRTCLGKDLAYLQMKSVASAVLLRYRLSLVPGHRVEQKMSLTLFMKHGLKVYLSPRLLAAPAPASMVAMSA from the coding sequence ATGGAAACAGTGTTACTTTTTACCATAGCCATTGGTACGTCAACTTATCTCCTATGGTTCTATCTTCTAGCTCGAAAGCTTACCGGTCCAAAAGTTTGGCCATTTTTTGGCAGCCTTCCATTTTTATTCTTGAACCGTAGACGATTTCACGACTGGATAGCTGGAAACCTCCGGTCCACCGGCGCAGCTGCCACGTACCAAACAAGCACCATTTGTATACCATTTCTGGCACGTAGACAAGGGTTCTATACGGTCACATGCCACCCTAAAAACATCGAACACATTCTCCGAACCCGGTTCGATAACTATCCCAAAGGGCCCACATGGCAAACCGCCTTCCATGATCTTCTCGGGCAAGGTATATTCAACAGCGATGGTGAAACATGGCTTATACAGAGAAAAACTGCTGCCCTCGAGTTTACAACCAGGACTCTTCGTCAAGCCATGAATAGGTGGGTGAACCGGACCATCAGAACCCGGTTGTGGGTTATTCTGGAGAAGGCTTCCAAAGAACACATTGCAGTGGACTTGCAGGACTTGCTACTACGCTTGACATTCGATAACATTTGTGGCCTTACCTTCGGTAAAGATCCCGAAACCCTCTCCCCTGAATTACCCGAAAATCCTTTCGCCATAGCCTTCGATTCAGCGACTGAAGCAACACTGCAAAGATTGCTCTACCCCGGTTTTTTATGGAGGTTGAAGAAAATCTTCGGTTTTGGAGCTGAAATGAGACTAAAGAAAAGCCTTGAGGTCGTGGAAACCTACATGACTGATGCTTTAGACGCACGTAAAGAAACTCCGTCCGATGATCTCTTATCCCGCTTCATGAAAAAGAGGGATGTCGACGGAAATCTCTTCCCAAGCTCAGTCCTCAAACGCATTGCGCTCAACTTTGTTCTTGCAGGCCGCGACACTTCCTCTGTAGCTCTCAGCTGGTTCTTCTGGCTTGTCATGAACAACCCTCGAGTTGAGCAAAAGATCGTCAACGAATTATCCACCGTTTTACAAGATTCTCGAGGCGATGACATAGAAAAGTGGATTGAAGAGCCATTGGTGTTTGATGAAGCCGACAGGTTAGTCTATCTTAAAGCTGCATTAGCTGAAACCCTCCGTTTATACCCCTCAGTGCCTGAAGACTTCAAATATGTAGTCTCCGACGATGTCTTGCCGGACGGGACGCATGTTCCGGCTGGTTCAACGGTGACTTATTCGATATACTCGATGGGAAGGATGAAGACTGTATGGGGAGAGGACTGCATGGAGTTTAAACCGGAGAGGTGGCTCTCCACCGCTGGAGACCGGTTCGAGCAACCTAAGGATGTTTACAAATTTGTCGCGTTCAATGGTGGACCGAGAACTTGTTTAGGCAAGGACTTGGCTTACCTCCAAATGAAGTCTGTGGCTTCAGCAGTGCTTCTTCGTTACCGGCTATCACTGGTCCCCGGTCACCGGGTTGAACAAAAGATGTCTTTGACCTTGTTCATGAAGCATGGTCTGAAAGTGTATTTGAGTCCACGTCTGCTTGCAGCTCCAGCTCCAGCATCAATGGTTGCCATGTCAGCATAA
- the LOC140004506 gene encoding uncharacterized protein — translation MEEDTTWEQRIHALTHIITDPTTTPPLHSQFFIATQVPCYIHWDYPPILCTKPSSTFPSLHLKWAISLFLNKVSRLGLPRTSWRSKCPFQLPPPIILAKGVEEAQWGDAEKREYVRKRLRRKRLGSNVHPLIPILVPNLLLFALLFWDPVPEHTL, via the coding sequence atggaagaagaCACGACATGGGAACAAAGAATCCATGCTTTGACCCATATCATAACCGACCCCACAACCACACCACCCCTccattctcaattcttcatagcCACCCAAGTTCCCTGCTACATCCACTGGGACTACCCGCCAATTCTGTGCACCAAACCCTCCTCCACTTTCCCATCTCTGCATCTCAAATGGGctatctctcttttcctcaaCAAGGTCTCCAGATTGGGTCTTCCCCGGACTTCTTGGAGGTCCAAATGCCCGTTTCAGCTGCCCCCACCGATCATCCTTGCTAAAGGAGTGGAGGAAGCTCAGTGGGGTGATGCTGAGAAGAGAGAATATGTGAGGAAAAGATTGAGAAGGAAACGACTTGGGAGCAATGTTCATCCCTTGATTCCAATTCTTGTACCAAATCTATTGTTGTTTGCCCTTCTGTTCTGGGATCCTGTACCAGAGCACACTTTGTAG